The genomic window tttataatttataaaattttaaattaataatggtaaaatgtACTTTGGCccctcaaaaataataaaaatttaatttaatcctttaaaaattataaaaatataaactattaaaattgtgaaattaaatttttattatcgtacaaatatacaatttaattcttaccCCTCCACCAAAATTTTCTGACTCCGTCACTACCAGATATCTTTGTTACTATAACCTAACCAGGATTAAAAAGCAAAATGTTCCCTCGTAAATTCAACATCACCAACGGAATATTTCACTCTTGCTGTTGCAGTTTCCAAGTCAAAATCTCATTGAACATTTTAATTATTCACTTGAATAGTAGCAAAGCGAAATTTCTTTGTGATTGCATATTTTAGTTCTTCACTTGAATGGTAGCAAAGAAGCAAAGCATAAATTCTTTGTAATTTACAATGTATCCTTTAAAGCATTTGCTGTAACAACTAACTAATGCGTTCGCATTTATTCTTTCTGCCCTCACCATCTAATTTGAGTCATGGTCGATTGTTGGTTGTAAGGTTAGCATGGATGACATATTGCAAGCAAATGTCATCAACTGGGATAAATTTACTGGGAGAGAGAGTGGAAAAAGAGtgacaaaaagaaaattaagttcaattattttttttgccACGTGCTTTTTTTATTTCAACAGTGCTATAGCCAGAGGCCACAAGTGACGGCATAAAACATATGAACTATTCATGACAAAAAAAATACATTGAGGACCAATTTGGTAATTAAGGTATAGTTCAAAGCCTATAGGAGAAAGCCAAATAAAGGAAAATCAATGGTGATCACTGATCTTTATAGCCTATATCTCCAACTTAGCAATGACAATTGAAAACCAAAAGCTACAATCCTAAAGAGGAAATGTAATGTCTTCGAAGCTAACAACCATGACAAGAGAAGAagcaagagaaagaaaagaaaagatggaatGAATGGAACAAAGTAAGCAAAAGAACCCCAAGTTCCTCTGCAAAATTTatttggagtaacaaaaaaatatGCATTGCTCAACATGGAGATAGCATTGATCTCGATGTTCAAGAAAAAACCGCTTCCTACAAGGAGTATGTCTTGACGCATTTTAGTTGTCTATTGAAAGTGTAAACTTTTCCAGTTGATATCTTTGCTGTGATTGTTGTTCCTCTATAATGTAATCTTTTGACAGAGTTCTCTTCCATCGACCAAAGCCCAAATTCCTCGAGATCACCTTCTTGCCAGCATATGTTGACTGTCACCCCACCGCGTGCTTTCAATCCTTTCACACAGCCGTTGGCCCATTTATCCCGGGGAAGAGCGGGGAGTAAGTATAGATCTTTCATGGTGCTTTGAACCAGCATTTCTGCTACTGCTGCTGAAAAACTGGTGTAAAGCTGCATATTAGATGCTACTCCTGTACTAACACTAACTGAGTTCAATGAAGTTCTAATTTAAAGGATTTATAACTCAATTGGATCCCAAATTCTATGACTCTTTTGGaggaagaattttaaaattttaaagatttttgaaATTCTAACATTTTAAAATGCATCATTTCAACATGCTAGGATTTGTAATTATTTGTTTAGataaatgtttatttttggaaaattttagatTACTAGGagttcataaattaaaaaaaataattataaaagaagaagaagaagaatattaAAAGTATATGTAATTATAACAAGATCATACGTAACAAATGAAATAAGATTATTTAGTAATTTAATTcttacaaatttagaaattctCTATTACCTTTacctaaaaaaattgaatatacccATATTAACACTCTTACACCCTAGTCCTAGTAACATAGCTCCCAACAGTTTCATATAGCCAAATACCCAGTGTCCAAAAAGTGCATCTAGTCCCATTAACTTTACTCCCTCCCCTCTCTGTGCCAGTTAATTAGACATCACAACCATCAGGAAAGGAAACAAGACATTTCATTGCAAATCTTACATTTGAAGCATGAATTAATCCTAGGCAAGTTGAAatgataattataaaaaaatctctGAAACATGACCAAACAATGCTGCTTACCCAAAATTGGCATCAATTTGGAAAGGAGGATGTGCAGTGAACAAGTTGCTGTAGAGTCCTCCCTCAAAGTCAGCTTCATGAGTTGGATCCACCAAACTTATTAAATGCTTGACCATGCGATAAGCATGCTCACTATTATGAAGACGTGCCCACAAAGCAGTTTTCCATGTTGTTGACCATCCTGGACCCTCCTCCCCTGTTTCAGACTACATAAAGCGTAAGCATACTGCTTAAAACATATTAATGGTATAGTTGAAAGCAATATAAGTGTTTATTCGGTCTCTGGTTCTAACTTCTGCAACAGTCATCAAGGTTCTCATTATACGAATGTAACAGTTTGTATAAACTAGTGGTTCTAGAATCAATCAATCTATGATTATTAAATTTCTGAAAAGAACGTGCTTAACACAAACATAATGTAGGAAACTAGATAACAAGCGCTTTTCATATCAATTCAAGTACTGCCTAACATGTCtttgcatttcaaaattttagtaaaattctaAAGTTATATTGCTGAAATGTCTAATTTATGTTACTTTATTTCTTCATTGTAAAGATTAGCATATTCACCATGAACTCATTGTCACACACATACCTCTTTTAAAGAGGGTAAAATCAACAGCTTTACAAAGGTCTGGAGTCTTTTCAACAGTAATCATGTGCCCTGGAAACAGGCCAAAAAGGTGTGATACATGCCGGTGATGCACCTCTGGATCCTGAAAATCTACTGCCTGCTCCAAAAGCAAGGAATATTTTCATCTACCTTGTTGAACACAAATAAAATAACTTTCAACAAAGATCAGGGTCCATATGTTGACATACCCATTCCATAATGGAACCATCTCTAGCAATTTTTGTTGGTGGTAACTTCGCCTGAGCTTCACGGACTTTTCCAATAAGAGCATCATCCTTTCTTCCCAGAACCTGCCTTTTAAGAAACTAATTAGCATGTAAAGATATGAAGAATATGAAATAGAAAAGTTGGTCTGTTTTAGATAGCATGAAATAAAAACTTCACCTCAGCTGCGGAAACAATTTCAGTGAATACTTCTCTTATGATTGCAATGTCCATTGTTGACGAGTAGCTTACGCTAGCAGGCTTGCCATCAGGAGCAACAAACATATGCTCGGGAGAAGTTGATGGGTTGGTTTCCAGATAGCCTCCAGGGCCCTCAATCAACCAGTCCAGAAGAAATGATGTACATCCCTCTAACAAAGGATATGccttattttttagaaaatccTAATTAATCAGAAAAATATTAGAAATCCTTCTAACAGACAAAAAATATGAAGTATCATCCTGATGAACCATTTTTGAATGGCCTCTTGAAGAGTTTGCAGTGAAGTTGATGACAAGAAACTTGAGAGCAAAACAAAGAATTAGaagccaaaattttaaaaagacaGGAGCTTACTTTGTCCATTGTATAGGTGAAATGTTCCCATAAATGAGTGCAGAGCCATGCTCCCCCCATTGGCCATAAAGCCCATACAGCCTCACCTCGATCTGGTGATGTTTTTGCCCATATGTCAGTCACTTGATGTGCAACCCAACCGCTTGTTTCATAATTCACCTGCAACATTCAGTGACCAAATAAGGAAGCTTACGATTAGAAGATGCTTTAAGACATAAGTGGCATAAATCcaggaagaaaaaggaaaaagaaattttggGGCAATAAAACAGATACTTGAGATTGCAAGGTTAAAGAGTCATAGTGCTAGCTTTATTGAAGATGTCAAGGTGAGCAGACATGTAATTTTGATGTAAAACTAAGGTGATGAAATCACAAGCCAACATCTTCAGAGGTTAGCACcaacaaaatttaaagagaatccCATGTCTAAGGAAGTATGCCAGGAAACTAAATTTTAGATGCACTAAGCAGACTTTCAGAAGAGAAAAATAACAGAGGGAACTTACTTTTGCTGTTTTACTCCCATTGATTGCTAGActggaaataaaatcaaacaaagGTTCCTGGCACTCTTTAAGGTTGCAAGGAAGGGATGGCCAATAGTTCATTTGAAGATTAATATTGAGATGAGGAGCACAACtggcaaagagaaaaaaaaggggaaattatTATCAAATCCAGATATAGAATATGAgtgaaatttaaatttctttagTTGGTAACTTTTGTTGAGATATTATATTCGCATAAGTAATACATGAAGCAGATTTGTACCACCCATATGTAAATATATGATCTAGCACATTACAACAGATAGGAAGAAATTGCAACAAGcagaaaaaaacaaatttaatgaaAGCACTATAAGGGAAAGAAGCAAGAAGTTATGTTTGAGAGAGGTGGTGAAAACATACTCCCATGCTGGCTCAATATCCTTGTTCCAAATACCCTGCAGGTTTGACACCTGAGTTCCAGGTCGTGAAGAAGAAATAAGCAAATACCGACCGTACTGAAACAAAAGCTCCACAAAGGAAGGATCTTCATCTGTTTGAAAAGATTTCACCCGCTCAGCAGTTGAAACTGCACCATCGTTGCTTTCACTGAAATGTGAATTTTTTGTAGAAGATTTAACTTCCTTCATCTCCAAAGAGCCATCTCCTAAATTGCTCTTCGAACTTTTAGAAAGCTGCAAAGATACACGATGGAAAAGATTCTGATAGTCATCCAAGTGGTGGGCATAAAGATCAGAATATGACAAGGTTTTTATAGATTTCAATGCATTGAGAGTCTCCGAAGTGGGATCCTTCTTAGAATCTGAAGGCATAGTGAATGGACCATCAAACGAAGATGAAGCTACCAGAAGCAAAACAGCCCAATCAGAACCTTCAACCTTCAACTTCTTGTCATCTATATTATGTATAACACCTCCTTGACTAACTTGTAAATCAAGAACTGCAGTAAACTGAATTCCCTTTGGATTCTCATTTAAGCCCACTTTTGGTTGGATTCTTTTACCAGGACAACTTCCCTGCAATATAATCTGATTTTGCCCGTTTGCCTGTGAATGGTGGTGTAACTTGCTGTCTAAAGAAACTGTAAATGAAAGTGACCCAGGTTTGCTTGCAGAAATCTTTGTTACTATAACCTGACCAGGATTCGAAGCAAAATGTTCCCTCGTAAATTCAACATCAACAACAGAATATTTCACTCTTGCTGTTGCAGTTTCCAAGTCAAGCTCTCTGCTATATGTGCCTTCCGTGTACTTCACATGTGATTCATCAAACTCTAGCTTGATATCCCCCAGAAGCTGGTAAACCTTCATAATTACAGAACATATCATTAGAAAGCGATGAATTCCATAAATTAAAAAATCGGTTGATGTTCAAAAGTTCCCTATAAATAGAATCTCTTTGGAAATAACACACAcgcacatatataaatataatgttCAAGCCCCATGTTGTGGTGATAAAACAAACCCATCAATTCGAAAGAAGGG from Gossypium hirsutum isolate 1008001.06 chromosome D12, Gossypium_hirsutum_v2.1, whole genome shotgun sequence includes these protein-coding regions:
- the LOC107916529 gene encoding alpha-L-fucosidase 2 isoform X1 — protein: MEDGEWVLVRKPAEKDFWNPTSMDLADTSKPLKVTFSGPAKHWTDAIPIGNGRLGAMVWGGIASETLQLNEDTLWTGVPGDYTNPEAPAALAEVRKLVDNGDYAEATKAAVKLSDHPSDVYQLLGDIKLEFDESHVKYTEGTYSRELDLETATARVKYSVVDVEFTREHFASNPGQVIVTKISASKPGSLSFTVSLDSKLHHHSQANGQNQIILQGSCPGKRIQPKVGLNENPKGIQFTAVLDLQVSQGGVIHNIDDKKLKVEGSDWAVLLLVASSSFDGPFTMPSDSKKDPTSETLNALKSIKTLSYSDLYAHHLDDYQNLFHRVSLQLSKSSKSNLGDGSLEMKEVKSSTKNSHFSESNDGAVSTAERVKSFQTDEDPSFVELLFQYGRYLLISSSRPGTQVSNLQGIWNKDIEPAWDCAPHLNINLQMNYWPSLPCNLKECQEPLFDFISSLAINGSKTAKVNYETSGWVAHQVTDIWAKTSPDRGEAVWALWPMGGAWLCTHLWEHFTYTMDKDFLKNKAYPLLEGCTSFLLDWLIEGPGGYLETNPSTSPEHMFVAPDGKPASVSYSSTMDIAIIREVFTEIVSAAEVLGRKDDALIGKVREAQAKLPPTKIARDGSIMEWAVDFQDPEVHHRHVSHLFGLFPGHMITVEKTPDLCKAVDFTLFKRGEEGPGWSTTWKTALWARLHNSEHAYRMVKHLISLVDPTHEADFEGGLYSNLFTAHPPFQIDANFGFSAAVAEMLVQSTMKDLYLLPALPRDKWANGCVKGLKARGGVTVNICWQEGDLEEFGLWSMEENSVKRLHYRGTTITAKISTGKVYTFNRQLKCVKTYSL
- the LOC107916529 gene encoding alpha-L-fucosidase 2 isoform X2; translated protein: MEDGEWVLVRKPAEKDFWNPTSMDLADTSKPLKVTFSGPAKHWTDAIPIGNGRLGAMVWGGIASETLQLNEDTLWTGVPGDYTNPEAPAALAEVRKLVDNGDYAEATKAAVKLSDHPSDVYQLLGDIKLEFDESHVKYTEGTYSRELDLETATARVKYSVVDVEFTREHFASNPGQVIVTKISASKPGSLSFTVSLDSKLHHHSQANGQNQIILQGSCPGKRIQPKVGLNENPKGIQFTAVLDLQVSQGGVIHNIDDKKLKVEGSDWAVLLLVASSSFDGPFTMPSDSKKDPTSETLNALKSIKTLSYSDLYAHHLDDYQNLFHRVSLQLSKSSKSNLGDGSLEMKEVKSSTKNSHFSESNDGAVSTAERVKSFQTDEDPSFVELLFQYGRYLLISSSRPGTQVSNLQGIWNKDIEPAWDCAPHLNINLQMNYWPSLPCNLKECQEPLFDFISSLAINGSKTAKVNYETSGWVAHQVTDIWAKTSPDRGEAVWALWPMGGAWLCTHLWEHFTYTMDKDFLKNKAYPLLEGCTSFLLDWLIEGPGGYLETNPSTSPEHMFVAPDGKPASVSYSSTMDIAIIREVFTEIVSAAEVLGRKDDALIGKVREAQAKLPPTKIARDGSIMEWAVDFQDPEVHHRHVSHLFGLFPGHMITVEKTPDLCKAVDFTLFKRV